AATAACCATAAAAAACCATGCAATAAACATAGACTGTTGTTGTGTATCTGTTTGAGAGGAAATTAATAAGCCAAAACCCAAAATAACAAGTAAATATACAAATGCAACCAAATAAATTAACCAAACCGAACCTAAGAATGGAATTTTAAATCCAAAGGCTGCAATCAAAAGTCCAAATCCCAATTCTAAAAAGCCAATTACCAAAAAGGGAATTAGTTTGGCCATTAAAAACTGTGATTTTTTTATTGGTGTAACATTAATTTGCTCTATGGTTCCAATTTCTTTTTCTCGTACTACATTCATTGCAGACAAAAACAAGGCAACAACGGTAACCAACAATACGAGAATTCCTGGTAACATATAGGGAATGTATTTCATTTCCGGATTAAACTGATGAGAATAAGTAGATTGAACTGAAATATTAGAACTGCCTTTTCCGGCTTCAAAAACTTCCGATATAATAAATCCACTATAATCGTTTATAACAGAACTTATGTAAGCATTATACAAGCCTGCCGAACTGGCATTTATTGCATTTACCAATACTTGCACCGATACTTGAGTTTTTAAATCGACCGATTTTCCAAAGTCTTCGTTAAATACAAGAATAGCATCTATATTATCTTTAAATAACTCTTTCTCTGCTTCTACCTCCGAAAAACCAACTTCTTTAACTGTAAAAAATGGCGATCCGTTAAATTTAGATATCAGCTCTCTGGAATGACTTGATAGATCTTTATCGACGACATATAAATTGGTGTTTTTCATGTCGTAGGTAGCTGCAAAAGACAATATACAAAGCTGTAGTACAGGCATTACAAATATGATTGGTAACATTCCTTTGTTACGAAAAATCTGTAAAAATTCTTTTTGTAATAAATATTTTAATACTCGCATAATTGTTTCTTTCTAAATTACTCCAATCTTGTTTTAAACTTTTTTAAGCTTAGAGCAATAAAAGCAAATGTCATTGCAATTAATATTAATGTTTCCTTCCACACATATTCAATTCCAACTCCTTTTAGCATTATATTTTTCAGTATAACAATAAACCATTTTGGAGGAATTATATTACTAAAAACTTGCAGAGCAACAGGCATGTTTCGAATTGGAAAAATAAAACCAGACAAAATAATGGTGGGCAGCATTAAAACAAACATGGAAAGCATCATGGCTACTTGTTGATTTTTAGCTACTGTTGATATAAATATACCTATTGATAGAGCTAAAAATATAAACAGAATACTTTCGACCATTAACAATATAAAACTACCCAAAACCGGAACTCCAAATACAAAATAACCCATTCCTACAATAACCATAGCGTTAATAAAGGATAATGCTAAATATGGAGTAACTTTACCTAATATAATTTGCAATGGATTTAATGGAGAAACCAATAATATTTCCATTGTTCCCAATTCTTTTTCCCGGGCTATTGATATTGAAGTCATCATTGCTGATACCAGCATTAATATTGTGGCCATAATACCAGGAATAAACATAAATACACTTTCTAAATTCGAGTTAAAATACATGCGCGATTTGGCTCGAATAGAAAATGGAATTTGCTTTCCGCTATTAATTTCGATATTGTAATTCTTAAGAATACCCTGTAAATAATTTACCTCTAAATTTGCAGTATTAGGATCTGATGCATCTGTAAGAATTTGAATATTCCCTTTTGAATTTTTGATTAGATTCTTCCCAAAATCGGGTTCAAAAACCAAAATTAACTTCACATCTCCTTTTCGAAAAACTGCATCGGCCTCTTCTAGCGACTGCAAATTATCCGACAATGTAAAATAACCCGATGAGGTAATCTTATGAATAAGCTCTACAGAATATTCATCCTTAGAGTGATCTAAAACAGCCATTTTAACATCTTTAAGATCGGTACTAATTACATAACCAAAAAGAAGAATTTGAACAATGGGCATTCCAAACAGAATAAGCATTGATCGTTTATCTCGAAAAATATGGTAAAACTCTTTTTTTAAAAATCCGATAAATCGATTCATTTCATATTATTTTTATACTTACTCAATATTTGTAGCATGTCTTGCCAAAATCAAAAATACCTGATCCATATCGGCAACATTAAACTGTTTCTTTAGCATTTCGGGTGTATCGAGAGCCTCTATTTTTCCATCGACCATTATCGAAACCCTATCGCAATATTCTGCCTCATCCATATAATGAGTTGTTACAAATACGGTTATTCCCGATCTTGCTGCATCGTAAATTAAATCCCAAAATTGTCTTCTGGTTACCGGATCAACACCACCTGTTGGTTCATCGAGAAATACAATTTCTGGATCGTGAAAAATAGCAACCGAAAAGGCCAATTTCTGCTTCCACCCTAAAGGCAAAGCACTAATCATTTTATTTCTGGCATGTTGCAAATCTAACTTATCCAACAAATCGTCGGCTTTCAATTTAATTTCAGTTTTTGATAAACCATAAATACCTCCATAAAAACGGATATTTTCATATACTGTTAAATCCTCGTAAAGTGAGAATTTCTGGCTCATGTAACCTATATTTCTTTTAAGCAATTCTCGCTGTTTATAAACATCAAATCCGGCAACACTTATTTCTCCCGAACTAGGATATGATAAACCACAAAGTATTTTTATTGCAGTTGTTTTACCAGCGCCATTAGCTCCCAAAAAACCAAAAATTTCACCTTTCGATACCTCAAATGACAAATCATTATTCGCAGTAAAATCTCCAAATTTTTTGTACATGTTTTTCACACGTATCACTTTTTCCTTCTTATTCATGTAGCTTAGGTTTAGAACTTAATGCCATAAAGCAATCTTCTATGCCTGGATTTACTTTCTCTATTGTAATATCCAATCGCCCTTTACTGTTCAAATACCGTTCTAATTCATTCACAGAAAATTTATTTCTTGAATCGGTATAATGTAAACTTTGTCCGAACAAAAACACCGAATTGGTATGTTCATATTCCCTTAAATCGAGTAAGGCTTGATAATTATCCTTGCATTTTACAGCATACAAGTCTTTCTCAAAATTATCTACAATTTCTGTTGGTGTATTTACCTGTAAAAGTTCGCCATCCTGAATTAAAGCAACGCGTTCACATAAGTTAGCCTCATCCATATATGGTGTTGCTACAACTATTGTAATTCCTCTGCTTTTTAAACCTTTTAGCATCTGCCAAAATTCCGATCTGGAAACAGAATCAACCCCGGTAGTTGGCTCATCTAACAATAGAATTTTTGGCTGATGAATTAAAGCACAACAAAGCGCTAATTTCTGTTTCATTCCGCCAGATAGTTTACCCGCCAAACGATCTTTAAATGGTTCTATTTGCACCCATATATCACGAATCATATCCATATTCGCCTCAATAGTGGTATTAAAAACCGTGGCAAAAAATTCCAAATTTTCAATTACACTTAAATCCTGATAAAGAGAGAATTTACCTGGCATATAGCCCAAGAGATTTCTAATTTTCTTGTATTGCTTAACACTATCTATTTGGCACAATCTTGCAAATCCTTCATCAGGCAACAATAAAGTCGCCAATAATCTAAAAAGTGTTGTTTTACCAGCTCCATCGGGACCAATTAAGCCAAATAATTCTCCCGATTTAATATCTAAATTGATATTTTTAAGAGCCTGAACATTAGCATAACTTTTACTTAAATTATCTATGCGTATACTTGCATCCATAATTGTCTAGAATTTAATTTCTCCTGGCATACCTATTTTAAGGCGACCATCGTTAGCAACTCTAACTTTAACAGCATACACTAATTTTACTCTCTCCTTTTTGGTTTGAATAATTTTAGGAGTAAACTCCGATTGAGAAGAAATCCAAGTTACATTTCCTTTTAAAATATAATTCTCTTTCTCATTTTTATCTATCAACACATTTACTTCCTCACCAATTTTTACTTTCGAAATCTGATCTCCACTTACATAAACTCTTAAGTCTAAACTTCTTAAATCGGCTAATTTGAATAAAGGCGTACCCGTATTTACCATTTCGTAAGCCTCATGATATTTTTCGAGAACCGTTGCAGCTTCGGGAACGTAAATCTTACTTTTTTCAATCAGATCGTTCAAGGCATCTACTTTTCGAGTAACATTTTCTATTTCGCCCAATACTTTAGCATTTTCGGTTTTCACCGACTGAATTTGTTTCTGAACCACCAATATATTTCCATTGATATCGTCTACTTGCTTTCTTGTTGCCGCTTTATCTGCAAACATTTTATCAATACGAATTTTATCCTTTTTAAGAATTGACAATTGTTCTTGATACACTGCAATTCTTGAAATAATATTCTGAACACCAGAAGCAATAGATCTCCTTTGAGCCTTTAACTGTTCTTTCTGCAAAAACAATTGAGTGGTATCAATCAAGCCAACCTGTTCTGCTTTTGTAAACACATCGCCTTCTTCTAAGTCAAGACTTAATATTTTCCCGCTATTTTCGGCCGATATCATATATTCAGTTGCTTCGAAATTTCCGTAAGCATCCGATTCATTATTATTTTGATTGCATGCCGATGTTAAAAATACAAGGGCTACTGCTATTGTTGTAATAAATTTCATTTTACTAACTCTTTAAATTCCTTTAATTCTATTGTATTCAGCTATCGATTGCTGCAATTGAATACTATGATATTCCTTATTCAATTTTGCCTGAACTTCTTTATTTAAATCTTCCAGGTAATCACTCGAAGTAATCACACCATTATCCAACTGAGAAGCTGAACTTTTGCTCACAGCAGTTTGCAATTCAATTATGGCATCATCTTTTTCCAAAAGAATAATGAATCTCCTAATTTTACTCGTCTCATTACCTATTTCTATTAATTGATTTTTAGTAAAACTTAATTCCTTCGTATCAATTAAATCTTTTCGAATAGCTATTTCTTTTTGCTTGCGCTGATTCAATTTCCAATCGAAAATATTCCATGAAATTTTGGCTCCTAACATATAGTAAGTATCAAATTCATCTTTCAATTGATTGTAAGTGGGATTTCCATAACCTACTTGCCCAAAACCTGTAATTACAGGAGATCGATCTTTTTTTAGCAATTGTTTTTGAGCTTCCAACAATGATTTTTGACTGGAGTACATTTCATATTCAGGTCGAAGCTTATGAATAACTTCCGAATTGCTCATTAATATATGCTCATATTTAGTTTCTTCAAGCTTTATGTCGGCACTCAATTTTTTTCCTGTTAAATTCGAAAGCACCGAAAAAGAAGACTCTTCCATCGAGTTTAACTCCTGAACCTGCTGATCGATTAATAAAAGTTCCGACTGCAATACCTTTAAATTGGCAGACAAAACAAGTCCGTTCTCAACGGCCGATTTAATTTGCTGCAAGCGATTCGAAATGGTCTTTTGCTTATCCTGTAAAATTAATTTACTTTTTCGCACCAAGTGTATTCCATAAAATGCAGCATTTACCTTTGCCCTTAATTGGTACATCTGAATTTCGAGATTATTAATTTCAACTTCAGAACTTTTCTTTTCTACCTCGATTCGTTTTTTGGTTTTCCCTCCATCGAAAATTAATTGCTCAATATCTAGATTTAGGGCGTATCTATCTTTAGGAGCTACTGGTGCATTTACACCTGGTAAACTAATTCCTGTAACATCCGACTGATAACTAACTTGTCCGTTTGCAAAAAATCTTGGCAAATAAGAAACCTTTAAATTTTCCACATTCAACTCAGAAGACTCACTTAAGAGTTCCTTCCCTTTCAATAATGGATAATTTTTTTGTACTTCCTCTTGAATTTGACTTAAGCTTAAAACACTTTCTTGTGCACAACTTATTTGAATCTTAAAAAAGATTATCAGTAAAAAAATGTATTTACTATTTCTAATAACCACAGTCATAATAAAATTTATATACTTATTGATTGAATTACAAAATCGGCAACCCTTTCTGCTCTATTTTTTAGTAGCTCGTCTATTCCCTCCTTTTTATACAACAATTCGGTAACCAAAGGACGAGCAATAAAAGGAAATATAGATAAGCTTATAATATTTATAATTAGTTCCCTAGGATCTATTTCTCTAATTATTCCTTTATTTATTGCTGTACTTATTTGATTTAATGTTGTATTCATATTTTCTCCAATACCCCTGGTATTTATCAAATGAAAAATTCTTGACGGATCGGTATTAACCTCGTTTAATACAAAATTTGGAATAAACGGATACTCTATTAATACCTTTTGATACAAATAACAAATATTCCTTATTTTGGGAAACAATTCAGAATCGTCGGCCAGGAAGCTAGCCATAGGCTTTGTAAGTTTAGCAAATGCTTCATCGAAAACCTGTTCAAACAACTTCTCCTTATTCCGATAATAGTAATGCAACAGTGCCTTATTAATTCCGGCAGTATCAGCTATTTCTTGCATTCTAGCACCAGCTAAACCTTTTTTCGCGAAAATTTGTCGTGCGGCAATTAAAATATTCCCTTCTGTTTCTATTGACTTTTTACTTTCTTTCATATTTTAACCGTTTGGTTAATTGTTTTTCAAAAATAAACCATACGGTTTAACCGTTTGGTTAATGCAAATGTATTGCATTTTATGTAATCACAAAAAAAATAGAGTATTTTTTTTAACCAAATGGTTAAAACGCACAATAAAAAAAGAGGATACCCATTGGCATCCTCTTAATATATCAAGTAAGTTTTTCTTAGTCTAACTTGTGAATTAACAAACCAGAACGAAGCTTAGGCTCGAACCAGGTTGTTTTTGGAGGCATAATATTTCCAGTATCGGCAATATCAATTAATTGTTGCATAGATACTGCATACAATGCAAATGCAACTTTCATATCTCCAGAATCAACTCTTTGCTTTAATTCTCCTAATCCGCGAATACCACCTACAAATTCTACGCGCGTAGTTGTACGAAGATCTTTAACATCAAGAAGTTTATTTAAAACATGATCTGAAAGAATGGTTACATCCAATACTCCTATTGGATCTTTATCGTCGAAAGTACCATTTTTGGCATTAAGTTTATACCATTTACCACCAAGATACATTGAGAATTCGTGCAATACTGCAGGTTTGTAAATAGCCTCTCCCATACATTCCACTTCGAAAGTATCTTCCAGCTTATTTAAGAATTCTTCTTCCGACATACCATTCAAATCCTTTACTACACGGTTATAATCAATAATTTTTAATTGATTATCTGGGAAATGCACAGCCATAAAATAGTTGTACTCCTCATCGCCTGTATGATTTGGATTTTTAGCAGCAAACTCATCGCCAATGCGAGCAGCAGCGGCTGTTCTGTGGTGTCCGTCAGCCACATAAGTAGCAGGAACTTTAGTTGCAAACAGCTCTTCCAACTCTTTGTTGGTAGCAGCATCGTTTACTGGCCAAAAATGATGACCAAATCCGTCTTCTGCAACAAAATCATATTCTGCAGCCTCATTCTCTACGATGTTTGCAACAATTGCGTCGATCTCAGGAACAGCTTTATACGAAAAGAATACTGGCTCTAGGTTAGCCTCGGTATAACGAGTTAAAATCATTCGATCTTCCTCTTTATCCGGACGAGTTAATTCATGTTTTTTGATTACTCCATTTCTATAATCTTCGCAAGCAGCATTAGCAACAATACCATACTGGGTTCTTCCATCCATCGTTTGCGCGTAGATATAAAATTTAGCTTCAGCATCTTGTTTTAACCATCCTTTTTCCTGGAACATTTTAAAATTGGATACGGATTTTTCGTACACCTCTTCCGAGTGAACATCTGTTCCGGCAGGACAATCAATTTCTGCACGAGTTACATGAAGTAAAGAACAATCTTTTCCTTCAGCCATTTTAGCAGCTTCTTCCGAATTCATTACATCATACGGCAAACATGCTAAATCTTTCGAAATTTCTTTTGTAGGACGTAAGCCCTTAAATGGTTTTACTATAGCCATTGTTAGTTGTGTTTGTGTTGTTAATTTTGTGTATTTGTTATTGTGTAATTTCGTTATTTTGTAAAATTAACATCAAGTTTTCGTTCAAGATATTTTTTATAACCTGAAGACATCTTAGATAAATATGTTAATATAGTTCTCATCTCGTTAAAATGAATTTTATCAATATAATTTTGCTGTAATGCTATTTCAGTAAACCAGACATTCTCGAATCGAACCTTTGGATATTCTTAAATATTTTGAAGAGAGGAGGATTGTTTCACCATACCCCTCTCCAATATTTAATGCTACAAAATTTGCTGCTCTTCGATATTGATTTGTTAATCCAAATTTTACATCAATTGGAAATCTTTTGGTTTGTTCATAAACTAACTTAATCATATCTAAGGATTTTTGATAAAAGTCTAATTTTTCGAAATCAAAGATTAACAATCTATTTTCTATATTACAAATTCACGAATTCACAAAGTCACTAGATTTTCTAGTTCACCTTAAAAGTCTCATCTCCTTTTTCGATACAGTTCACAATTTGATTTGCTCCGGCAATACCAGCATTGATATTTGCCTCAGCAGTTTGTGCACCCATTTTTTTAGGAGTAAAGAAGAAACGGCCTTCGAATTTGGCTGCAAT
This genomic interval from uncultured Marinifilum sp. contains the following:
- a CDS encoding ABC transporter permease, which gives rise to MRVLKYLLQKEFLQIFRNKGMLPIIFVMPVLQLCILSFAATYDMKNTNLYVVDKDLSSHSRELISKFNGSPFFTVKEVGFSEVEAEKELFKDNIDAILVFNEDFGKSVDLKTQVSVQVLVNAINASSAGLYNAYISSVINDYSGFIISEVFEAGKGSSNISVQSTYSHQFNPEMKYIPYMLPGILVLLVTVVALFLSAMNVVREKEIGTIEQINVTPIKKSQFLMAKLIPFLVIGFLELGFGLLIAAFGFKIPFLGSVWLIYLVAFVYLLVILGFGLLISSQTDTQQQSMFIAWFFMVIFLLMSGLFTPIESMPEWGQKLNTLNPIAYFIKIIRMILLKGSGFFDIIKDLMILGFFALSAITFAVKMHRKVS
- a CDS encoding ABC transporter permease; amino-acid sequence: MNRFIGFLKKEFYHIFRDKRSMLILFGMPIVQILLFGYVISTDLKDVKMAVLDHSKDEYSVELIHKITSSGYFTLSDNLQSLEEADAVFRKGDVKLILVFEPDFGKNLIKNSKGNIQILTDASDPNTANLEVNYLQGILKNYNIEINSGKQIPFSIRAKSRMYFNSNLESVFMFIPGIMATILMLVSAMMTSISIAREKELGTMEILLVSPLNPLQIILGKVTPYLALSFINAMVIVGMGYFVFGVPVLGSFILLMVESILFIFLALSIGIFISTVAKNQQVAMMLSMFVLMLPTIILSGFIFPIRNMPVALQVFSNIIPPKWFIVILKNIMLKGVGIEYVWKETLILIAMTFAFIALSLKKFKTRLE
- a CDS encoding four helix bundle protein, translated to MLIFDFEKLDFYQKSLDMIKLVYEQTKRFPIDVKFGLTNQYRRAANFVALNIGEGYGETILLSSKYLRISKGSIRECLVY
- a CDS encoding TetR/AcrR family transcriptional regulator — its product is MKESKKSIETEGNILIAARQIFAKKGLAGARMQEIADTAGINKALLHYYYRNKEKLFEQVFDEAFAKLTKPMASFLADDSELFPKIRNICYLYQKVLIEYPFIPNFVLNEVNTDPSRIFHLINTRGIGENMNTTLNQISTAINKGIIREIDPRELIINIISLSIFPFIARPLVTELLYKKEGIDELLKNRAERVADFVIQSISI
- a CDS encoding DUF1015 family protein, with amino-acid sequence MAIVKPFKGLRPTKEISKDLACLPYDVMNSEEAAKMAEGKDCSLLHVTRAEIDCPAGTDVHSEEVYEKSVSNFKMFQEKGWLKQDAEAKFYIYAQTMDGRTQYGIVANAACEDYRNGVIKKHELTRPDKEEDRMILTRYTEANLEPVFFSYKAVPEIDAIVANIVENEAAEYDFVAEDGFGHHFWPVNDAATNKELEELFATKVPATYVADGHHRTAAAARIGDEFAAKNPNHTGDEEYNYFMAVHFPDNQLKIIDYNRVVKDLNGMSEEEFLNKLEDTFEVECMGEAIYKPAVLHEFSMYLGGKWYKLNAKNGTFDDKDPIGVLDVTILSDHVLNKLLDVKDLRTTTRVEFVGGIRGLGELKQRVDSGDMKVAFALYAVSMQQLIDIADTGNIMPPKTTWFEPKLRSGLLIHKLD
- a CDS encoding ABC transporter ATP-binding protein, producing MDASIRIDNLSKSYANVQALKNINLDIKSGELFGLIGPDGAGKTTLFRLLATLLLPDEGFARLCQIDSVKQYKKIRNLLGYMPGKFSLYQDLSVIENLEFFATVFNTTIEANMDMIRDIWVQIEPFKDRLAGKLSGGMKQKLALCCALIHQPKILLLDEPTTGVDSVSRSEFWQMLKGLKSRGITIVVATPYMDEANLCERVALIQDGELLQVNTPTEIVDNFEKDLYAVKCKDNYQALLDLREYEHTNSVFLFGQSLHYTDSRNKFSVNELERYLNSKGRLDITIEKVNPGIEDCFMALSSKPKLHE
- a CDS encoding HlyD family efflux transporter periplasmic adaptor subunit codes for the protein MKFITTIAVALVFLTSACNQNNNESDAYGNFEATEYMISAENSGKILSLDLEEGDVFTKAEQVGLIDTTQLFLQKEQLKAQRRSIASGVQNIISRIAVYQEQLSILKKDKIRIDKMFADKAATRKQVDDINGNILVVQKQIQSVKTENAKVLGEIENVTRKVDALNDLIEKSKIYVPEAATVLEKYHEAYEMVNTGTPLFKLADLRSLDLRVYVSGDQISKVKIGEEVNVLIDKNEKENYILKGNVTWISSQSEFTPKIIQTKKERVKLVYAVKVRVANDGRLKIGMPGEIKF
- a CDS encoding TolC family protein, with translation MTVVIRNSKYIFLLIIFFKIQISCAQESVLSLSQIQEEVQKNYPLLKGKELLSESSELNVENLKVSYLPRFFANGQVSYQSDVTGISLPGVNAPVAPKDRYALNLDIEQLIFDGGKTKKRIEVEKKSSEVEINNLEIQMYQLRAKVNAAFYGIHLVRKSKLILQDKQKTISNRLQQIKSAVENGLVLSANLKVLQSELLLIDQQVQELNSMEESSFSVLSNLTGKKLSADIKLEETKYEHILMSNSEVIHKLRPEYEMYSSQKSLLEAQKQLLKKDRSPVITGFGQVGYGNPTYNQLKDEFDTYYMLGAKISWNIFDWKLNQRKQKEIAIRKDLIDTKELSFTKNQLIEIGNETSKIRRFIILLEKDDAIIELQTAVSKSSASQLDNGVITSSDYLEDLNKEVQAKLNKEYHSIQLQQSIAEYNRIKGI
- a CDS encoding ABC transporter ATP-binding protein, with translation MNKKEKVIRVKNMYKKFGDFTANNDLSFEVSKGEIFGFLGANGAGKTTAIKILCGLSYPSSGEISVAGFDVYKQRELLKRNIGYMSQKFSLYEDLTVYENIRFYGGIYGLSKTEIKLKADDLLDKLDLQHARNKMISALPLGWKQKLAFSVAIFHDPEIVFLDEPTGGVDPVTRRQFWDLIYDAARSGITVFVTTHYMDEAEYCDRVSIMVDGKIEALDTPEMLKKQFNVADMDQVFLILARHATNIE